The Chitinispirillales bacterium genome has a segment encoding these proteins:
- the rpsU gene encoding 30S ribosomal protein S21, with translation MNGVYVKETEPLERAVKRFSKVCERAGLISDIKKNRYFEKPSEEKKRKNNAAKRKQIREDRRKTWSVR, from the coding sequence ATGAACGGTGTATATGTAAAAGAAACCGAACCGCTTGAAAGAGCGGTTAAACGTTTTTCAAAAGTTTGCGAAAGAGCGGGGTTAATTTCCGATATAAAGAAAAATCGTTATTTTGAAAAGCCGAGTGAAGAAAAAAAGAGAAAAAATAACGCTGCAAAACGTAAACAAATTCGTGAAGACAGACGAAAAACTTGGTCTGTTCGTTAA
- a CDS encoding VWA domain-containing protein, with protein MENLEQKNFNESPHIINPSESHMALIFLLDTSGSMASDGKGGSPIQELNAGLNRFKAEIIKDKQTRDILDVAIIEFNSDHRVIQDFVPVEDMEEVNLAATGVTNMAPAIKTALDMINERSRFYKLSGSVPYKPWIILISDGAPGDDISGAIERIKDMEENRNVSFRSLGVEGYDSKVLHDLSGPKVMKLTGTDFSSFFDWVNKSMRAVSQSSPHEKPEAIKLSGNVVVDTDWDD; from the coding sequence ATGGAAAATTTGGAACAAAAAAATTTTAACGAATCCCCGCACATTATCAATCCAAGCGAATCACACATGGCGTTGATTTTTCTGCTTGATACGTCAGGATCTATGGCGTCAGACGGTAAAGGCGGAAGTCCTATTCAAGAACTTAACGCAGGCTTGAACAGATTTAAGGCTGAAATTATCAAAGACAAGCAAACGCGAGACATTTTAGACGTCGCGATTATTGAGTTTAACAGCGACCATAGGGTAATACAAGATTTTGTTCCCGTAGAAGATATGGAAGAAGTCAATCTCGCGGCTACCGGAGTAACTAACATGGCTCCGGCAATAAAAACCGCTCTTGATATGATTAACGAAAGATCAAGGTTTTACAAACTCTCCGGTTCCGTGCCTTATAAGCCCTGGATTATTTTAATCTCCGACGGCGCTCCAGGCGACGATATAAGCGGCGCTATTGAAAGAATTAAGGACATGGAAGAGAATCGTAATGTCAGTTTTCGTTCTTTGGGCGTAGAGGGATATGACTCTAAAGTTTTACACGATTTGTCAGGTCCAAAGGTAATGAAATTAACGGGTACAGATTTCTCTAGTTTTTTCGATTGGGTTAATAAAAGTATGAGAGCGGTTTCTCAAAGCTCGCCGCACGAAAAACCGGAAGCGATAAAGCTTTCGGGGAATGTAGTTGTTGACACGGATTGGGATGATTGA
- a CDS encoding protein phosphatase 2C domain-containing protein, whose translation MIYTYGITEQGAYHVKNNIPCQDEHYIVKYGDNMIVAAVADGCGSEEHSDIASKIAAKVSVDFCVEHISMPEDKDDILNIIKKSFLLAQNTIEQKAKDNGHSVDQYDTTLTLAVMYKDTLYYGHSGDSGILALTAEGLYEQVTEQQQDEEGRVFYLFCSDKWVFKKFEKQVCSVLLATDGIFEPLFPYLIKYEPVNIHVSLARFFMDNKILQIDELGEDAVKARIADFIHNISDEQVNDDKTIVVLVNPSIESKEQSDNYYKEPDWVGLKKIHDEKWKHDAYPHLFKEQKDI comes from the coding sequence ATGATATATACATACGGTATTACGGAACAAGGCGCATACCACGTTAAAAACAACATACCTTGTCAAGACGAGCATTATATCGTCAAATACGGCGATAATATGATTGTTGCGGCTGTTGCAGACGGGTGCGGAAGTGAAGAACATTCGGATATCGCTTCAAAAATCGCGGCAAAAGTTTCCGTAGATTTTTGCGTGGAACATATTTCTATGCCGGAAGATAAGGACGATATTTTGAATATAATAAAAAAATCGTTTTTACTGGCGCAGAACACTATCGAACAAAAAGCGAAAGATAACGGACATAGCGTTGACCAATATGATACGACACTTACTTTAGCCGTTATGTACAAAGATACGTTATATTACGGTCATTCTGGCGACAGTGGAATTCTCGCATTGACTGCCGAAGGGCTTTATGAACAAGTTACAGAACAACAACAAGACGAGGAAGGACGTGTTTTCTATCTGTTTTGCAGTGATAAATGGGTATTTAAGAAATTTGAAAAACAGGTTTGTAGCGTATTATTGGCGACCGATGGAATATTTGAACCGTTATTCCCTTATCTGATTAAATACGAGCCGGTAAATATACACGTATCGCTTGCCCGATTTTTTATGGACAACAAAATTTTACAGATAGACGAATTAGGCGAAGACGCAGTGAAAGCGCGGATTGCCGACTTTATTCACAATATATCGGACGAACAAGTCAATGACGACAAAACCATAGTCGTATTAGTGAATCCGTCGATTGAATCTAAGGAGCAATCTGACAATTATTACAAAGAACCGGACTGGGTTGGGTTGAAAAAAATACACGACGAAAAATGGAAACACGATGCGTATCCGCATTTATTCAAGGAACAAAAGGATATATGA
- a CDS encoding type IV secretion system DNA-binding domain-containing protein: MNISTRLLYGNTISQNNPPSQIANAKIKLNGAYNGKPNTFTLDNDVLSKHTMLVGGTGCGKTTLFYHFVSQIKRNMTNDDVMIIFDSKGDFYSQFYNKSTDLVIGNSKQYSSISQHWNIYKEILADGWDKRDYIINTQEICKSFFDERTKNTTNAFFPNAARDMLAAVITVFIREGEKDASVKREWFYNNKLKEWLEQSDSQRIMDLLSESPDANAVLSYISGDNAQSQGVLSEMYSVIREILIGVFAEKGSFSMREFVRNKGNKTLFIEYDLSIGSMLTPVYRLMFDLALKEALGRNKPQGNVYLVCDEFKLLPHLRHIDDGVNFGRSLGVKVFAGIQSIEQLYEIYGQSRGRNIAAGFSSVYAFRANDVSTRDYITGLFGKNIVLEKYQRLDNQITEEKRNGQTVEDWDMNSLKVGEAIVGLPFSQPFRFYFDMY; this comes from the coding sequence ATGAATATATCGACGCGTTTGTTATACGGAAACACAATATCGCAAAACAACCCGCCAAGTCAAATTGCAAACGCAAAAATTAAACTTAACGGCGCATATAACGGCAAACCAAATACTTTCACGCTTGATAATGACGTGTTAAGCAAACACACAATGCTGGTCGGAGGAACAGGTTGCGGTAAAACCACTCTTTTTTACCATTTTGTTTCGCAAATAAAACGCAATATGACAAATGACGATGTTATGATTATTTTTGACAGCAAAGGAGATTTTTATTCTCAATTTTATAACAAATCAACAGACCTCGTTATCGGAAATTCCAAACAATATTCAAGTATATCGCAACATTGGAATATTTACAAAGAAATCCTTGCCGACGGTTGGGACAAACGTGATTATATCATAAACACGCAAGAAATATGTAAATCATTTTTTGACGAGCGCACAAAAAACACGACAAACGCCTTTTTCCCAAATGCGGCAAGAGACATGCTTGCCGCCGTTATTACAGTATTTATTCGTGAAGGAGAAAAAGACGCTAGCGTAAAAAGAGAATGGTTTTATAACAATAAATTAAAAGAGTGGTTGGAACAATCAGATTCGCAAAGAATTATGGATTTGCTCAGCGAAAGCCCCGACGCAAATGCTGTGCTGTCGTATATCAGCGGAGACAATGCTCAATCGCAAGGAGTTTTATCGGAAATGTATTCTGTTATAAGAGAAATATTGATAGGCGTTTTTGCAGAAAAAGGAAGTTTTTCTATGCGTGAATTCGTACGCAACAAAGGCAATAAAACACTATTTATAGAATACGACCTTTCAATCGGAAGTATGCTTACGCCGGTATATCGCCTTATGTTTGACCTTGCCCTAAAAGAAGCGCTCGGACGAAATAAGCCGCAAGGAAACGTATATTTGGTTTGTGACGAGTTCAAATTATTGCCGCATTTACGCCACATTGACGACGGTGTAAATTTTGGACGCAGTTTGGGGGTTAAGGTGTTTGCCGGCATTCAAAGTATTGAACAATTATACGAGATTTACGGGCAGAGTCGAGGTAGAAATATAGCGGCAGGTTTTTCGTCGGTGTATGCGTTTCGTGCAAACGATGTTTCAACAAGAGATTACATAACCGGATTGTTCGGAAAAAATATTGTTCTGGAGAAATATCAGCGTCTAGACAATCAAATAACAGAAGAAAAACGAAACGGGCAAACGGTAGAAGATTGGGATATGAACAGTTTGAAAGTCGGTGAAGCGATTGTGGGGTTGCCGTTTTCACAGCCGTTTAGGTTTTATTTTGATATGTATTAA
- a CDS encoding tetratricopeptide repeat protein, which translates to METRCVSAFIQGTKGYMTHKGISGTNYSLQSTSFKSGGEGSIYHVGDANGSKKVAKIYHDEALTPELEDKLKYMVNNPPDPSVLNQVAWPLDILYDTESKFCGFVMPELSINAELSDVYKYLSSVYQSLSINNKIIIAENICAVISAVHNAGYVFGDFNPQNIGVDKNSGKVAFLDTDSYHVFDTVKNKHYRCKVCADGYVAPELLEACADHAAAYPQDGKKLYEKIPLKKSFTEQTDNFALAIHIFKLLMNGYTPFGGIIETERLSQASPSQGNTAVRRNEYSFRPGYKPMSAAVPPLDIFPQEIANLFQRAFLVTGSINPLQRPTSIEWHQALSRYENTLIDCPVNKLHQYDRKNKTCPYCEADMKYQNAINGMKAKTHSPIPAPISIIQQKTYSQKQSGSNKFSNFRKKRWRSLSKFIIIAISLSLITLGVNLVNSREAYKTIKTFVHQKPQESIAVTSVPPHIPQNVNVETAQTKTANTSGNAYTKSLEHRQQQPLTTTTSIKTEQTKTPTPQKQSTVNTVTAINRAADHNNRGVEYLNKGDYDRAIADFNEAIRIDPNNAIVRGNRGNAYFMKNDYDRAIADFKEAIKLNPNDTEAKKDLEDALRRKNSM; encoded by the coding sequence ATGGAAACACGATGCGTATCCGCATTTATTCAAGGAACAAAAGGATATATGACGCATAAGGGTATATCGGGAACAAACTATTCGCTTCAATCCACCTCTTTTAAGAGCGGCGGCGAAGGCAGTATATACCATGTAGGGGACGCTAACGGATCAAAAAAGGTTGCCAAAATTTATCATGACGAAGCGTTAACGCCGGAACTCGAAGATAAACTCAAATATATGGTAAATAACCCTCCTGACCCAAGTGTATTGAATCAGGTCGCTTGGCCGTTGGATATTTTATACGATACGGAAAGCAAATTTTGCGGTTTTGTAATGCCGGAATTAAGCATAAACGCCGAGTTAAGCGATGTTTATAAGTATCTTTCTTCCGTTTATCAGTCTTTATCCATAAACAATAAGATAATCATAGCGGAAAATATATGCGCCGTTATATCTGCGGTGCATAACGCAGGATATGTATTTGGAGACTTTAATCCGCAAAACATCGGCGTTGATAAAAACAGCGGAAAAGTCGCTTTTTTAGATACGGACTCTTACCATGTTTTTGACACAGTTAAAAACAAGCATTATCGCTGTAAAGTATGCGCAGACGGATATGTCGCGCCGGAACTGCTGGAAGCGTGTGCCGACCATGCGGCTGCATATCCGCAAGACGGTAAAAAACTTTACGAAAAAATACCGTTAAAAAAATCTTTTACAGAACAAACGGATAATTTTGCCTTAGCCATCCATATATTCAAATTATTAATGAACGGATATACGCCGTTCGGAGGGATAATTGAAACAGAAAGGCTCTCACAAGCTTCTCCAAGCCAAGGAAACACCGCTGTCCGCCGCAACGAATATTCTTTCAGACCCGGATATAAACCTATGTCTGCCGCAGTGCCGCCGCTTGACATATTTCCGCAAGAAATAGCGAATTTATTCCAGCGGGCGTTTTTAGTTACCGGTTCAATCAATCCGCTGCAAAGACCGACATCAATCGAATGGCACCAGGCTTTGTCCCGATATGAAAATACGTTGATTGACTGTCCTGTAAATAAACTACATCAATACGACAGGAAAAATAAAACATGTCCGTATTGTGAAGCGGATATGAAGTATCAAAACGCGATAAACGGGATGAAGGCTAAAACGCATTCTCCCATACCGGCGCCTATATCAATTATTCAACAGAAAACCTATTCGCAGAAACAGTCCGGCAGTAATAAATTCTCAAACTTTCGCAAAAAAAGATGGAGATCCCTGTCCAAGTTTATTATAATCGCCATTTCGTTAAGCTTAATAACATTAGGAGTGAATTTGGTAAATTCGCGAGAGGCATACAAAACAATTAAAACGTTCGTTCACCAAAAGCCGCAAGAGTCTATTGCCGTTACTTCCGTTCCTCCACACATTCCACAAAATGTAAATGTAGAAACCGCACAAACAAAAACAGCAAACACAAGCGGAAACGCTTATACGAAATCGCTTGAACATCGACAACAGCAACCGCTGACTACTACTACTTCCATTAAAACGGAACAGACGAAAACACCAACGCCTCAAAAACAATCTACGGTTAATACCGTTACTGCTATAAATAGGGCGGCAGATCATAACAACCGCGGAGTTGAATATCTGAACAAAGGCGATTATGACAGAGCGATCGCTGATTTTAATGAAGCGATACGAATTGATCCAAACAATGCAATTGTTCGCGGCAACCGTGGAAATGCATATTTCATGAAAAACGATTATGACAGAGCAATCGCTGATTTCAAAGAGGCAATAAAGCTAAATCCAAACGATACGGAAGCAAAAAAAGATTTGGAAGACGCTCTTAGGCGAAAAAACTCAATGTAA
- a CDS encoding tetratricopeptide repeat protein, which translates to MLLSRWRDKLKNIIFLLVVFFLSLPVGCGFSGNSKLLRQENDTINKAAYSELSSEYFIEGMNALRRGDSAMALNYFETALTLDADSKILNEKVIDISILLNNPVIAVKAIMRGREYSQINDDELRRLGAIYSRYRYFSEAFEAISFIKEKDKKDTIILARVSEQAEKFLYAIELYKTQFSDTSAELQFKIADLYRRSGLFATAESLYLETVRKQPDNIAAKKGLALSLIGQNDAYPAKTVLEEILVAEPVNSEMWYLLGSALEALNDWQNAANAYKKSVEIREDFTDAVWALMVLCTKIGDFETALDLVKRLSEKFPERAEYPAIMGTIYNAMNLYDSAFVVLNKVLELGIRTPTVLFELGMASERTGKFEEAEKYFKEILEINPNYAVAANYLGYMWAEKGINLNEAEKLLISALKEEPDNGAYLDSYGWILFQQKKYKEAEKPLLRSAQLITNDYVVYYHLGELYLKLGKKKEALNYFIKANSFKDNPAFEAIDKQIKDLSK; encoded by the coding sequence ATGTTGTTGTCGCGGTGGAGAGATAAACTAAAAAACATAATATTTTTGCTTGTTGTATTTTTCTTATCCCTGCCTGTCGGCTGCGGATTTTCTGGAAATTCAAAATTACTCAGACAAGAAAACGATACGATAAACAAAGCCGCTTATTCCGAGCTGTCTTCGGAATATTTTATTGAAGGAATGAACGCCTTACGAAGAGGCGATTCGGCAATGGCGCTGAATTATTTTGAAACCGCCTTGACGCTTGACGCGGATTCTAAAATTTTAAATGAAAAAGTAATCGACATTTCAATTTTATTGAACAATCCGGTAATAGCCGTTAAAGCGATTATGCGCGGGCGCGAGTACTCGCAAATCAATGACGACGAACTGCGAAGATTAGGCGCGATTTATTCTCGTTATCGTTACTTTTCCGAAGCGTTTGAAGCGATTTCGTTTATAAAGGAAAAAGACAAAAAAGACACGATTATTCTCGCCAGAGTTTCGGAGCAGGCGGAAAAATTTTTGTATGCGATTGAATTGTATAAAACGCAATTCTCAGACACTTCCGCCGAATTACAGTTCAAAATCGCCGATCTGTATAGAAGATCCGGCTTGTTTGCAACGGCGGAGTCGCTTTATTTGGAGACTGTCCGAAAACAGCCCGATAATATTGCGGCGAAAAAAGGTTTAGCCCTTTCCCTTATCGGTCAAAACGACGCATATCCTGCAAAGACCGTATTGGAAGAGATTTTGGTTGCGGAACCCGTTAACAGCGAAATGTGGTATTTGCTCGGCTCGGCTTTAGAAGCGTTAAACGATTGGCAAAACGCGGCAAACGCATACAAAAAATCCGTAGAAATAAGAGAAGATTTTACAGATGCGGTTTGGGCGTTGATGGTTTTATGTACAAAAATCGGCGACTTTGAAACGGCGTTGGATTTAGTCAAAAGGCTGTCCGAAAAATTTCCCGAAAGAGCGGAATATCCGGCTATTATGGGGACAATATACAACGCAATGAATTTATACGATTCCGCGTTTGTCGTTTTGAATAAAGTTCTTGAATTAGGAATAAGAACGCCGACGGTTTTGTTTGAGTTGGGAATGGCGTCGGAAAGAACGGGAAAATTTGAAGAAGCGGAAAAGTATTTCAAAGAAATTCTTGAAATTAATCCTAATTATGCCGTCGCCGCTAATTATTTGGGGTATATGTGGGCGGAAAAAGGAATAAATTTAAACGAAGCGGAAAAGCTGCTTATTTCGGCGTTGAAAGAAGAACCCGATAACGGCGCATATTTAGATTCTTACGGTTGGATTTTGTTTCAACAAAAGAAATACAAGGAAGCGGAAAAACCGCTTTTGCGTTCGGCGCAACTTATTACAAACGACTATGTGGTTTACTACCATTTAGGCGAACTGTATTTAAAACTCGGAAAGAAAAAGGAAGCGTTGAATTATTTTATAAAAGCGAATAGCTTCAAAGACAATCCCGCCTTTGAAGCCATAGACAAACAAATTAAAGACCTTTCAAAATGA
- a CDS encoding PASTA domain-containing protein yields MGSKYSFSISVKNFWTILVPAILIFLALGGVAGFLFVDKVIMPNFTDLQNKNDVVVPSLVGLNVEAAAQNAFDLGLRIIRRKNREYSDNAPYNSVLSQEPSAGEYVKKGRHIFVSLSNGAEVGEIPNVRELAEGPAKSTLRQAGFENISVKIDFDKEIPALFAVETNPPANTKTSRSVPVVLLISKGQKPTSVIVPNLVGEMFSEVRGKIEDKGLKLGDVGYKSSQLMGAGQIISQSLSPGKEVPFGSMINVVVAVER; encoded by the coding sequence ATGGGTTCAAAATATTCTTTCAGCATTTCGGTAAAAAATTTTTGGACAATTCTTGTTCCGGCGATTTTGATTTTTTTAGCGCTGGGCGGAGTTGCCGGATTTTTGTTTGTCGATAAAGTAATTATGCCGAATTTTACGGATTTGCAAAATAAAAACGATGTCGTCGTTCCGTCGCTGGTGGGTTTAAACGTTGAAGCGGCGGCGCAAAACGCATTTGATTTAGGGTTAAGGATTATAAGAAGAAAAAACCGTGAGTATTCGGACAACGCGCCTTATAATTCCGTGCTTTCGCAAGAGCCGTCCGCCGGAGAATATGTAAAAAAAGGGCGTCATATTTTTGTTTCCTTGAGCAACGGAGCGGAAGTCGGCGAAATTCCGAACGTCAGAGAATTGGCGGAAGGTCCGGCGAAATCTACTTTACGTCAGGCGGGGTTTGAAAATATTTCGGTTAAAATTGATTTTGACAAAGAAATTCCCGCGCTGTTCGCCGTAGAAACGAATCCCCCGGCGAATACGAAGACGTCGCGTAGCGTTCCGGTAGTCCTTTTGATATCAAAAGGGCAAAAACCTACGTCGGTAATAGTTCCGAATTTGGTAGGAGAAATGTTTTCTGAGGTGCGGGGAAAAATTGAAGATAAGGGATTAAAACTGGGAGATGTCGGTTATAAGTCAAGCCAATTGATGGGGGCGGGACAAATTATTTCACAGTCGCTGTCCCCCGGAAAAGAAGTTCCTTTTGGGAGTATGATAAATGTTGTTGTCGCGGTGGAGAGATAA